A window of Xenopus laevis strain J_2021 chromosome 1L, Xenopus_laevis_v10.1, whole genome shotgun sequence genomic DNA:
CCAACCTATATACCATGCTCAGCCTGCCCTATTACCCCATATTTGCATTGTCAAATTGTTTAATTCCCAAATGTTCTTTTTCATGCTGCAGCTGTGTTCAAGGGAGTCTTTCCTGGATCCCATggggtcaggcccggatttgtggaaaggccaccaagacccaggcctagggggcggcattctgcccaatcacacccacatcgGTTCATAAACACTGGGGATGTTCATTTGatactatagttttttaaatttcctgtgcgccaatccccattgctcttgtccagatgatgaaaatttgcttgaataaaggggaggggatggggggcgAAGAGCAGCAGTGGGCCAAGGAGCGCTGGCTATGTAAATCCTAACCCGCATGGGGTCTGCCTCCTGACCTGTTACAGACCAAACTTTATCTGTGATCTTGTGAGTCATGAGTAGGCTTCAAGGACCCACAGTATAAAGGTTATAGTTGCTTATTGTTATAGATTTGGCAACCCCTTAGCAAATGacatattttgttaattttgtaaGACAACTACTGCAGAAATCAGTGTgctaaaaaacaatatatttgcaaatgttttattacattttatttcgcaaactttaaaacataagaaaaaagaaaatagcaaTTGTGGCATGGACAAATATTTGGACACCCTAGTAAGTCAGTAAGATCACAGCttgtaaatgctttttttttatccaactaCATAACCCTGTTTTCTAATAAAACACCATCATGGATGCCAATCATAACAGCTCTTCCCTTCCCAACACATTATGAAAACATCATCAACATCAAACATCAACACATTcattaaaacatctttaaatCATTATTTAGCCAAATGAGATTATATTTCTGTATCGTGGAAAGAATGCCAACAAAAAGTCATTTAGGTAGCAAAACACTAAAATTCAGAATTATGATCTACCGCGTATTGTGGCTTGGCAAACCAAAGACAGACACATTTTCTGCAATCAATTGCTTTCGTTTGTTCCAgaacctgttttttttccacaactttgcaatcttttaatttaaaaaatatcaattgTAGAAAACACAAACGAGAAGCTTGTGTTTTCTGGCATTGAATCCTGGggtcataaatctgccccctgtaGTAAAATACTAAAATTCTCCAAACAAAGAGATATACAATGCCAGGTACTATTCATTTATTAGCTTTAAATTTGTGTATGTGCAGAAGGgtcagcgctgcacaatatgttggagctctgaaaatacatgttaataataatgttaataaaggGTACAAGCCACATTGCCCACTTCAGTCTTCACGTATCCAGAACCCTATCATCTGTTCTCTACTGCTGGTTTGGATGAAGGACACACTGTTGCAGTATGAGTTGATGGTCTTGATGTTGATCCACGTGCTCCTTAATGAAACAttacaataacaaaaaacaaatcacTTTAGACTTTAAAATGAGGTTTTCTAAAAACACTGTCTGTAAATGTAGACCCTTCAAACTTCACCCTGGCTTTCCAGTATGCAATGAATGACATTCACGTTACAATCATTTTTACTTGTCTAATAGTGACATTTCTAGAGAAAAGTTATGTTGTTTTATGTTatctttaaaaagcaaattaacttAAATTGTTGTCATACCTAAACAGCGTAGCAGTCAGAAAAAAAGAAACGGGGGCCATTCAAGTGAACCTTTCTATGTATGACCATTTGGGTCAATGTCATGGAGCAGAGGCCCACTCTACTGACCTGAGAAAATAGATACAACTCTATATACAATCACCTTCATAGCCTGTGGCTTTTGGTAGAAATATACCCATCTGTATGCAATGTAAGGTGTGGAAGacactatatacagtactgtagctATTATAACTGAAATTTAAGGCAAGGGCAttctgaaattattattttaaggaCTACAATGTTTTTACAACCATTTAATTTTTTAGGCAATTTAAGACTTGATTCTTAACTTTTGCATTGTACATACATGGGTGCATAATGGCAAAAAaggacaaaatacaaaaaatagtcCTCCCTCATTTTCTGCATCTACTGCCTTTACTTTATGCATCTACTTTTTGTGTGTGCAGGCACATCATTATCTTCCTGCCCTTGCTCAAAGGCAATAAAATGCAGCTTTATGTTATATAAGCCCTTTGCAAACACTCGGGTACCAGCaatgtgaaataaatcaatgcaGTAAGCAGCATTAATGTAACAAGTGGATGATGTATAGCATTCACAGGCTTTTGTATAAttgccaatatttaaaaaaatatccaggACAAATCTAGTGCACTAAACAAGTTGGCATAAATATACCAGCTTAGTAAATATAACCAACAGTGTGAAATACCTATAATCTACAGAGAGACAGCTTTGCCTTTTTGGCAAATATAGACTTTGTTCTTATAACGTATAAACTTTTCCATTGGacaattatttacaaacacaATTTTTAAGATAGTGGAATTTCTTATAGAAATGAGAGACAAAGGACAACTAGACTATTTAGGGTATTTAGACTATTTCAAAGCAATCTCTGTGAAggtatatataaacacaaaataaataaaattaacacaactataaaaacacttaagtggaaaatattttcttttttgcgaGGAAGTAGTGTAGAGAACATTTATTAGTAGACTGACACAAAAAATGATTAATAGATGTTGCTGAAGGGAAATGGATCTGAAATGTTAAGTGAAAAAGCCAATACCTTTACCTCTTGGTCCAAAATGCAGTAAATAGCAACGGTTACAATATGGTTTATCATCATACTGggtagagaaaaagagaaaaagtaacatttatataaaaaggtTATGTTTAACAAAATACATATGCTTACATATTTTCTTAcataaatgcattcattttacCGTACCATTTATAGTAATGAGCATGTACATAATGTTCCAGAGAGTTCATTATCATGCCAAAGTTACAGTAAAAGTTAGAggttatttacatttacatgaacttttagtatgatgtagagagtgatattatgagacaacttgcaattggttttaaatttttgtttttgagttatttagcattttattcagcagctcttcagtttgcaatttcagcagtctggttgttaaggtccaaattaccctagcaacatgcattgaaAAATGCAGGAAAGTTCATTAACCAGTAAATCATACAAAAATAGTAATTATAGAACATCCAGGAACTTAGCTAGAAAGACCTATAATTGGCAATTGAACCCAGATCCTTGGCATCCTTTTATTATTGCACATTTAGCAACAATATCATTCATCAGTGTTTCATCACATGGGCATTCTACTGTGTAATAACTTTACAGCCATGGTTGCTGCCATCTTGTATCTGGTGCTGGAAGGAGCAGGAACACTGGCCGACACTCATAATAGGCTCACAAATGGAGAACTATACAGCAAAGTATGCTACGTATGGATCCGTGGTTCATATTAATACAGTTCATAGGATACTTCTGTAAGCTGTGATCAGATGTTATTcgattttatttgcaaaattgtaaaaaaccAACCAAAAGTATTGCGTGGTTAGCTAGTGtcagggggtcgccgaccctgtaaactataaattgatacatttagttgatacatttcttatctttgtccctgctgagcagaatccctgggtttcattaaaggggtttttcaccttcaaaaaactagttgctttcagatagatcaccagaaataacgacttttttccaattactttctatttgtccctgctgagcagaatctctgagtttcattaaaggcagctgttggaattgatacaatagttgctaatagtgCAGAGATGCTGATGAggaatgtatcaattaaatgttgcaacattgtaacagtttagagtccacacctgaattactgaactgtcagactgaaacaccagaaacagggacattaaaatttaaacttagattttggaaaaacagtaaaaaaactaaaaaaatggaaagtaattgaaaaaaatctttatttctggagacaacaatctgaaaacaactgaactgaaaaagtttttggaaggtgaacaaccccctttaaaggcaggtattagaattgatacaatagttgctaatactccagagatacttctgagaaatatatcaactaaatctaccaaattgtaacagtttagagtctgcacctgaattactgagctgtcagactgaaacaccagaaacagggacattaaggggcaaatttacttaaggtcgaatatcgagggttaattaaccctcaatatttgaatgtcgaagttaaatcctttggcttcgaatatcgaagtcgaaggatttagcgctattcgaaagattcgaaggattttaatccatcgatcgaacgatttttgttagACCAAacaaagctagcaaagcctatggggactttccccataggctaacattgactttggtagcttttagttggcgaagtagggggtcgaagttttttttaaagagacagtactttgactatcgaatggtcgaatagtcaaaagattattagtttgaatcgttcgattcgaagtcgaaggtcgaagtagcccattcgatggtcgaagtagcccaaaaaaaatttgaaatgttacgtttttttcctctattccttcactcgagctaaataaatgggccactaaacgttaaacttagattttgggaaaaacagtaaaaaataaataatggaaagaaattaaaaaaatgtttttattgccaaTATCATGGCTGGGTAGAACCTGTTCTATTAAGATGAATCTACTCCCTAAACTATTAGCCTGTGCCTCCTCCCAAAAATTATCTTGAGAAGCTACAACAACTGGATTTTATTTGGCAACACAAAAGACATAGaatgaataaaaacatatgttaTCAATCCACCACAAGAGGGGGACTAGCCTTTCCACATCTGGAAAGCTACAGGAAAGCAGCTATACTAGCACAAATAACAAAGTGGCACTCGACTTCTAATAACGATAGATGGGTGGAACTTAAAAACCAACTGACCGCCCCACTTAAAGCAGCGGATTTATTATGGCTAGAAAACAAACATAGGCCCTGAAAGAGTAACATGTTCATTAAGTATTGAGTGACTGAATGGGACAAAGTGAAATCTGCCTTATATCCTCGAAAACCTCCTTCCTCACTGACACCACTGTTTCACAACCTTGCTTTCCCTCCCGGGATGAACTCTTCATTTTATGTGTGGTGGAAAACCAATGGAATCACCAAAGTACAGGATATGTTCCGTGACTCTAAACTGCTAACATGGGATACTCTCCATACACAACATCAGATACCACTAAAAGAGCATCATAGTTTTCAACTGATATCCCACTACATATTGAGGCTGTTGGGACACAAATACCCAGATGTCTCGCCATTTGAATATCTATGCAACAATCCTCATCGTAAGCATAAAATCAGTCTACTTTATTCTGAACTCATTGAAGCTACCTACCCAAAGGGGAAAACTAAGGCTCTACTCAAATGGGAACAAAGACTAGGAGACTCACTAGAGGAAGAGGGATGGGAGAAAATACATAGAACTATGGCAAGCTTCAATTAAcatgtgcagaaaagaaaataccTATAAAGTATATGACCACTGGTATTAGCacccaaaaagctaaataaatggtTCCACACACCAGCTTTATGCCCGAGAGGATGCGGGGAAATAGCAGACAAAATGCACATGTGGTGGACATGCCCTATGATCAAACGATTATGGGCGGACATATTCAAAACAATCAATGAAACTTTGGCAACATCAAGACACCTGACACATGGCTAACTACGGAAACCTGAACAGGTGTCTGATCTGGTCTGATAGCTAAAAGATGGAAAGGTCCCCCTGCAGGAGATAACGAAATAAAATGTGATGGACTATAGAAATGGAAAAACTTACTTAATGAATAATAGTTTAAGTAAATTTGAAGAAGTGTGGAATATTTTGCTACATAGAGAAGGATTGCTACATAGGCGTGTATAATGTTTCAACCACCGGACTTTGCGATTCCCTCCCCCCCATTTTCCTTTTCCATTCCCCCTTATGTAAGTATAAGATACGATAAAAAGAGAATTTACACATTACAAAATAACAATGCTGAGAATGTATGTcataaatgttctttatttttgtttgtatggACAAGTGAAGAAAATGCATTCTATCAAGTATCTATGTAAATTTTCaataaacacaaaggggcagatttatcaagggt
This region includes:
- the LOC108696791 gene encoding cysteine-rich protein 1 isoform X1, whose amino-acid sequence is MISYCPICAKPVYFAERKRSLGKDYHPLCLKCFQCKRHLTAGQHAEYDDKPYCNRCYLLHFGPRGKGARGSTSRPSTHTATVCPSSKPAVENR
- the LOC108696791 gene encoding cysteine-rich protein 1 isoform X2 translates to MISYCPICAKPVYFAERKRSLGKDYHPLCLKCFQCKRHLTAGQHAEYDDKPYCNRCYLLHFGPRGARGSTSRPSTHTATVCPSSKPAVENR